In one Oreochromis aureus strain Israel breed Guangdong linkage group 2, ZZ_aureus, whole genome shotgun sequence genomic region, the following are encoded:
- the grhpra gene encoding glyoxylate reductase/hydroxypyruvate reductase yields the protein MQSAGKLMKVFITRRIPQEGMKILSAAGVCEVSQWDSDEPVPRAELLKGIQGAHGLLCLLSDKVDAEVLEAAGPNLKVISTLSVGFDHLAIDEIKKRGIRVGYTPDVLTDATAELTVALLLATARRLPEGVEEVKNGGWSSWKPLWLCGYGLSGSTVGIIGLGRIGMAIAQRLMPFGVKRLLYSGRTAKPHAAEVNGEFVPLDTLVSESDFIVVSCSLTPETQGMCDKSFFSKMKPTAVFINTSRGAVVNQEHLYEALSSGQIAAAGLDVTTPEPLPTNHRLLTLKNCVVLPHIGSATYSTRGVMSALAARNLLGGLQGTDMPSELTL from the exons ATGCAGTCAGCGGGAAAACTCATGAAGGTTTTCATAACGAGGCGCATCCCGCAAGAGGGGATGAAGATCCTGTCAGCGGCTGGAGT ATGTGAGGTGTCTCAGTGGGACTCCGATGAGCCTGTGCCGAGGGCAGAGCTTCTCAAAGGTATTCAGGGGGCTCACGGTCTTCTGTGCCTGCTGTCGGACAAGGTCGATGCTGAGGTCCTGGAGGCTGCAG GGCCGAACTTGAAAGTGATCAGCACGCTGTCTGTGGGATTTGACCACCTGGCCATCGATGAGATCAAAAAACG TGGGATTCGTGTTGGATACACCCCGGATGTCCTGACTGATGCCACAGCAGAGCTGACTGTGGCTCTGCTGCTGGCCACCGCTCGCAGATTACCAGAGGGAGTGGAGGAGGTGAAAAA TGGTGGCTGGAGCTCGTGGAAACCTCTCTGGCTGTGTGGTTACGGTCTTTCTGGCAGCACTGTAGGAATCATCGGACTGGGACGCATAG GCATGGCCATAGCTCAGAGACTCATGCCTTTCGGAGTGAAGAGACTTCTGTACTCTGGGAGAACAGCCAAACCGCACGCTGCTGAAGTGAACGGAGAGTTTG TTCCCCTGGACACACTTGTGTCTGAGAGCGACTTCATTGTTGTTTCCTGCTCCCTGACACCAGAAACCCAGGGCATGTGCGACAAGAGTTTCTTCAGCAAGATGAAACCCACCGCAGTCTTCATCAATACTAGCAG GGGGGCTGTGGTGAACCAGGAGCATCTATACGAGGCACTGAGCAGTGGACAGATAGCTGCAGCTGGACTAGATGTCACAACACCTGAGCCACTTCCAACAAACCACCGGCTTCTCACGCTAAAGAACTGCG TGGTGTTACCTCACATTGGCAGTGCCACCTACTCCACGAGAGGCGTCATGTCGGCGTTGGCAGCACGAAACCTGCTGGGTGGTCTGCAGGGCACAGACATGCCCAGTGAACTCACCCTCTAA
- the LOC116324123 gene encoding zinc finger and BTB domain-containing protein 5-like, with translation MNFPSHFQHIFKQLNHQRLQAQLCDCVVVVGGQTFQAHRSILAACSSHFRALLTSSDTADEAGGSGADRCRDGPNVIELDPEVVTPESFSTLLDMIYTSTLSLGTSNVMDVLLAASHLHLNAVVKACKIHLSRKNFPASAPKGWRSVQQQEQESPSSQLAGSSQQRVTSGLEEDLDKEEMGEEVSQSVGDEDCVVIVGHKRKLHEDRLSDRKRTSRLPGENYKECSPTVTRSCVSHEERGEALLSTGCLQITDALWENQGDDEEKYKAPKGELEEIQLPSQSDSSIGGVWEKGEDTDGDGVVKVKVGEEEGDRPQMAVIEVKKENLSSYSPDLLTSNSPPSPLEACTDNLNAQLSGEKMAAASPATCNVGSLQSELCTDLRIEEQKETGDLDENSADGEGLDSLSDLAFSCFLNPGTESVMGALEEDDSLASLTAAATAAAAAASEALPALVDAGEQDQKSDEANTSTAQSSDSSSSLIFPVTSVPLQQLLPTQSPGFSDTIILQPTQNSLTGFLSTVRPPLSVGAPVVQPSRAGKSSGATTFRRIAPKTQPGSESGTELSHGSGGDTADRPPLTRASEDVLSKCKKAAAEDHVLLVEGEKKYACKICCKTFMNLTDCKKHIRVHTGEKPYPCPKCGKRFSQSSHLYKHSKNTCLNWKDDQSLADTLL, from the coding sequence ATGAACTTTCCAAGTCACTTTCAGCATATTTTCAAGCAGCTCAACCACCAGCGCCTCCAAGCtcagctgtgtgactgtgtAGTGGTGGTTGGAGGTCAGACCTTTCAGGCTCACCGCTCCATCCTGGCAGCATGCAGTTCTCACTTCAGGGCTCTCCTCACCTCCAGCGACACTGCAGATGAGGCTGGAGGTTCAGGGGCTGACAGGTGTCGAGATGGTCCCAATGTGATAGAGCTCGATCCAGAGGTGGTGACCCCAGAGTCTTTCTCCACCCTGCTCGATATGATTTACACCTCCACTCTTTCCCTAGGGACCTCCAATGTGATGGATGTGTTACTGGCGGCATCGCACCTGCACCTCAACGCCGTGGTCAAGGCCTGCAAGATACATCTGTCCAGGAAAAACTTCCCTGCCTCTGCGCCTAAAGGTTGGAGgtctgtgcagcagcaggaacAGGAAAGTCCATCTTCCCAGCTAGCAGGCAGTTCACAGCAACGGGTCACATCAGGCCTGGAAGAGGACCTCGATAAAGAGGAAATGGGAGAGGAGGTGAGTCAGTCTGTTGGGGATGAAGACTGTGTGGTGATAGTGGGGCATAAGAGAAAGCTGCATGAGGACAGGCTCAGTGACAGGAAGAGAACCTCCAGACTTCCTGGAGAAAACTATAAGGAGTGTTCGCCTACTGTTACCAGGAGCTGTGTGAGCCACGAGGAGAGAGGAGAAGCTCTGTTGTCCACAGGTTGCCTGCAGATAACTGACGCACTCTGGGAAAACCAAGGTGATGATGAGGAGAAGTACAAAGCACCCAAGGGAGAGTTAGAGGAAATCCAGCTGCCGAGCCAGTCGGATAGCAGCATAGGAGGTGTGTGGGAGAAGGGTGAAGATACAGATGGAGACGGTGTGGTCAAGGTAAAAGTGGGAGAAGAAGAGGGAGACAGGCCACAGATGGCAGTGATTGAGGTGAAAAAGGAAAATCTAAGCTCATATTCTCCAGATTTGTTAACCAGTAATTCTCCTCCGTCTCCACTGGAAGCCTGCACAGACAATTTGAATGCGCAACTCAGTGGTGAGAAGATGGCTGCAGCCAGCCCAGCAACGTGTAATGTTGGCTCTTTACAGTCAGAGCTGTGCACAGATCTTCGCATCGAGGAGCAGAAAGAAACTGGAGATCTGGATGAGAACTCTGCGGATGGTGAGGGCCTGGACAGCCTGTCAGACCTGGCTTTTTCCTGCTTTCTCAATCCTGGCACTGAAAGTGTCATGGGAGCTCTGGAAGAAGATGACAGTCTAGCCAGCCTCACGGCTGCTGCCACAGCTGCTGCCGCCGCCGCCAGCGAAGCTCTTCCAGCTCTGGTAGATGCAGGTGAGCAGGATCAAAAGTCAGACGAGGCAAACACCTCTACTGCTCAGTCTTCAGACTCTTCATCTTCACTTATTTTTCCGGTCACCTCGGTCCCCTTGCAGCAGCTTCTCCCAACTCAGAGCCCAGGATTTAGTGACACCATCATCCTCCAGCCCACCCAGAACTCTCTAACAGGGTTCCTGAGCACTGTCAGACCACCACTCAGTGTGGGAGCCCCTGTCGTCCAACCCTCGAGGGCAGGGAAAAGCTCAGGAGCAACAACCTTCCGTCGAATCGCCCCCAAAACGCAACCTGGATCAGAATCTGGCACAGAGCTTTCCCATGGCTCTGGGGGGGACACCGCAGATCGGCCACCTCTGACACGAGCTTCAGAAGATGTTCTCTCCAAGTGTAAGAAAGCAGCTGCTGAGGACCACGTGCTGCTGGTGGAAGGGGAGAAAAAATACGCCTGCAAAATCTGCTGTAAGACCTTCATGAACTTGACTGACTGCAAGAAGCATATTCGTGTCCACACAGGAGAAAAGCCCTATCCCTGTCCCAAGTGTGGCAAGCGCTTCAGCCAGTCCTCCCACCTGTATAAGCACTCGAAGAACACCTGCCTTAACTGGAAAGATGACCAGTCTTTGGCAGACACTTTGCTCTAA
- the tomm5 gene encoding mitochondrial import receptor subunit TOM5 homolog: MFKLEGLGPKMDPEEMKKKMRQDVILSLRNFLIYVALLRATPYVLKKLDSI; this comes from the exons ATGTTTAAACTGGAAGGGCTCGGACCCAAAATGGACCCGGAGgagatgaagaagaaaatgCGACAAGATGTTATCTTGTCTTTACGAAACTTCCTTATTTACGTCGCTCTGCTCAGAGCCA CACCATATGTGTTAAAGAAGCTGGACAGCATATGA